A single Thermosynechococcus vestitus BP-1 DNA region contains:
- a CDS encoding thylakoid membrane photosystem I accumulation factor, whose product MKQVWGWLGLVLLLWGLWTTPSWAGLQDDRYDGNIFALYAGNGSLVPPKVTLEKSRQSDRATLLLFYVNDSRDCKQFASTISRLQGSYGRVTDFIAIDVDALPFGAQFASNEAGYYYKGRVPQTLIFDRQGQLRQEFIGTVPFETLDDTFREIFDLLPRSQSLELRPRPVNEINVELVPPTPPKGENLSKGAVQ is encoded by the coding sequence ATGAAACAGGTTTGGGGCTGGTTAGGACTTGTCCTACTGCTGTGGGGACTGTGGACAACACCGAGTTGGGCAGGGTTACAAGACGATCGCTACGATGGGAACATCTTTGCTCTTTATGCTGGCAATGGCTCCTTGGTGCCGCCCAAAGTGACCCTTGAGAAATCGCGCCAGAGCGATCGCGCCACATTGCTGCTGTTTTATGTGAACGATAGCCGCGACTGCAAGCAGTTTGCCTCAACCATTTCTCGGTTGCAGGGCTCCTATGGTCGAGTGACAGATTTTATCGCCATTGATGTGGATGCCTTGCCCTTTGGGGCGCAGTTCGCCTCCAATGAAGCGGGCTACTACTATAAAGGCCGGGTGCCGCAAACGCTGATTTTCGATCGCCAAGGGCAATTGCGGCAGGAATTTATCGGTACCGTGCCCTTTGAAACCCTCGATGACACCTTTCGCGAAATCTTTGACCTGCTGCCGCGATCGCAATCTTTGGAACTGCGGCCGCGCCCTGTGAATGAAATCAATGTGGAACTGGTGCCCCCCACACCTCCTAAAGGGGAGAATCTGTCCAAGGGAGCGGTACAGTAA
- a CDS encoding dienelactone hydrolase family protein: MVEMTSRWVKVVNGDLLIDAYLAEPVAAGRYPAVIVFQEIFGVNAHIRDVTERIAREGYVAIAPALYQRFAPGFETGYTAADIDLGRQYKNQTTAEELLSDTQATIAYLRGLEKVDGDAIGTIGFCFGGHVAYLVAQLPDIKATASFYGAGITTMTPGGGLPTIEITPKIRGTLYAFFGDRDQSIPMEQVKQIETALRHHGIRHHIFIYPADHGFFCDQRDSYDAAAARDAWEQVKNLFNTVLRQQH, translated from the coding sequence ATGGTGGAGATGACCAGTCGTTGGGTTAAAGTCGTCAATGGCGATCTGCTAATTGATGCCTACTTGGCAGAGCCAGTGGCTGCCGGCCGTTATCCAGCAGTGATTGTCTTTCAGGAAATTTTTGGCGTCAATGCCCATATCCGCGATGTGACCGAACGCATTGCCCGCGAAGGCTACGTGGCGATCGCCCCCGCCCTTTACCAACGCTTCGCCCCCGGCTTTGAAACGGGCTACACTGCGGCTGATATTGATTTGGGGCGACAGTACAAAAACCAAACCACAGCCGAGGAACTCCTCAGTGACACCCAAGCCACCATTGCCTATCTGCGTGGCCTCGAAAAGGTGGATGGCGACGCCATTGGTACCATTGGCTTTTGCTTTGGGGGTCATGTGGCCTATCTGGTGGCCCAGTTGCCGGACATTAAGGCCACGGCCTCATTCTATGGTGCTGGGATTACAACCATGACCCCCGGCGGTGGCCTACCCACGATTGAAATCACACCAAAAATTCGTGGCACACTCTATGCCTTCTTTGGCGATCGCGACCAAAGTATTCCCATGGAGCAGGTGAAACAAATTGAAACGGCGCTGCGCCACCATGGCATTCGCCACCACATCTTCATCTATCCTGCGGATCATGGCTTTTTCTGCGATCAACGGGACAGCTACGATGCAGCAGCAGCACGGGATGCCTGGGAACAGGTGAAAAACCTCTTCAACACCGTCCTACGGCAGCAACACTGA